One genomic segment of Microbacterium maritypicum includes these proteins:
- the ligD gene encoding non-homologous end-joining DNA ligase yields the protein MASERVTLIVADSDGEREVALSSPNRVVWPDLGITKAELAEYVQLVAVPFLAANGNRPVSLERFRDGIGPAGGARAEGFFSKNPPKGTPDFVDAVTVTYNSGRQHPQIVLNRASAIVWAVQMNTIVFHPWASLATDADNPVELRIDLDPQPGTDFADAVRAAHALREVLREAGLDAFAKTSGNRGLHVFAPIEPTHEFLDVRHAVIAAGRELERRMPDQVTTNWWKEERGERIFVDFNQANRDRTMAGAYSPRALPGATVSTPVAWDELDGLDPTAFTVRSIPKRLQEVGDPWAAMQDAPGRIDTLLEWWERDRENGLGELPFPPEFPKMPGEPPRVQPSKKVAANWDDDGAPAEKD from the coding sequence ATGGCCTCCGAACGCGTGACCCTGATCGTCGCCGACTCCGATGGCGAGCGTGAGGTCGCGCTCTCCAGCCCGAATCGAGTGGTGTGGCCCGACCTCGGCATCACCAAGGCGGAGCTGGCGGAGTACGTGCAGCTGGTGGCGGTGCCGTTCCTGGCTGCGAACGGCAACCGCCCGGTGTCGCTCGAGCGGTTCCGCGACGGCATCGGCCCCGCAGGCGGAGCGCGGGCCGAGGGCTTCTTCTCGAAGAACCCGCCCAAGGGGACCCCGGACTTCGTCGACGCCGTCACGGTGACCTACAACAGTGGGCGTCAGCATCCGCAGATCGTCCTGAACCGGGCGAGCGCGATCGTGTGGGCCGTGCAGATGAACACGATCGTGTTCCACCCCTGGGCGTCGCTCGCCACCGATGCCGACAACCCGGTCGAGCTGCGCATCGACCTGGACCCGCAGCCCGGCACCGACTTCGCGGATGCCGTGAGGGCCGCCCACGCGTTGCGCGAGGTGCTGCGCGAGGCCGGGTTGGACGCGTTCGCCAAGACCAGCGGCAACAGAGGCCTGCACGTGTTCGCGCCGATCGAGCCGACGCACGAGTTCCTGGACGTGCGGCATGCCGTGATCGCCGCCGGCCGCGAGCTGGAGCGGCGGATGCCGGATCAGGTCACGACGAACTGGTGGAAGGAAGAGCGCGGCGAGCGCATCTTCGTCGACTTCAACCAAGCCAACCGCGACCGTACGATGGCCGGCGCCTACAGCCCTCGCGCGCTTCCCGGCGCGACCGTCTCGACACCCGTGGCGTGGGACGAGCTCGACGGCCTCGACCCGACCGCGTTCACGGTGCGCAGCATCCCGAAGCGCCTGCAGGAGGTCGGCGATCCCTGGGCCGCGATGCAGGACGCACCGGGACGCATCGACACGCTGCTGGAGTGGTGGGAGCGCGACAGGGAGAACGGGCTCGGAGAGCTGCCCTTCCCGCCGGAGTTCCCCAAGATGCCGGGGGAGCCCCCACGCGTGCAGCCGAGCAAGAAGGTGGCGGCGAACTGGGACGACGACGGCGCGCCGGCGGAGAAGGACTGA
- a CDS encoding ATP-dependent DNA ligase, whose translation MRYEIPAPMLAKAVPAVPDPAKTPGGLLYEPKWDGFRGLIAWDGETVEIGSRGAKPLTRYFPELVEAIPDLLPGPCLLDGEIVVATGAHGSQRLDWEALSQRIHPAASRIAKLSVETPAMFVAFDLLASGEDDLLAESFEARRARLETLMEGVEHPLHLTRTTRDRDAAVRWLAEFEGAGLDGVVAKPLDQPYAPGKRTLFKIKHARTADVVALGYRIHKSGSGVGSLLVGLYGGDGVLRQVGGVAAWSDARRQELVEELAPLVERDEAGDAVTAEGERSRFSGSKDVSFVRLRPERVLEVRYDQLEGARFRHTVQFERWRPDRDARSCTYEQLDTVAGYDLADVLS comes from the coding sequence ATGCGCTACGAGATCCCCGCTCCGATGCTCGCCAAGGCGGTGCCGGCGGTACCGGACCCGGCGAAGACCCCCGGCGGGCTGCTGTACGAGCCGAAGTGGGACGGATTCCGCGGGCTCATCGCCTGGGACGGCGAGACGGTGGAGATCGGGTCGCGCGGCGCGAAGCCCCTGACCCGCTACTTCCCCGAACTGGTCGAGGCGATCCCCGATCTGCTTCCTGGACCCTGCCTGCTCGACGGCGAGATCGTGGTCGCCACCGGGGCCCACGGATCGCAGCGCCTGGATTGGGAGGCGCTGAGCCAGCGCATCCACCCCGCGGCTTCACGCATCGCGAAGCTCTCCGTCGAGACACCTGCGATGTTCGTCGCCTTCGACCTGCTCGCCTCAGGGGAAGATGATCTGCTCGCCGAGTCCTTCGAGGCCAGGAGGGCACGTCTCGAGACTCTCATGGAGGGCGTCGAGCATCCGCTGCACCTCACGCGCACGACCCGTGATCGGGATGCGGCGGTGCGCTGGCTCGCCGAGTTCGAGGGCGCGGGTCTCGACGGCGTCGTCGCGAAGCCGCTCGACCAGCCCTACGCCCCGGGCAAGCGCACCCTGTTCAAGATCAAGCACGCCCGCACGGCCGACGTCGTCGCGCTCGGCTACCGCATCCACAAGTCCGGTTCAGGAGTCGGCTCGCTCCTGGTCGGGCTGTACGGCGGCGACGGAGTGCTTCGTCAGGTCGGCGGAGTGGCGGCGTGGAGCGACGCCCGCCGACAGGAGCTCGTCGAGGAGCTCGCCCCGCTGGTCGAACGTGACGAAGCAGGAGACGCCGTGACCGCGGAGGGCGAGAGGTCGCGGTTCAGCGGATCGAAGGATGTGAGCTTCGTGCGTCTGCGCCCCGAGCGGGTGCTCGAGGTGCGCTACGACCAGCTCGAAGGCGCCCGCTTCCGCCACACCGTGCAGTTCGAGCGCTGGCGCCCCGATCGCGATGCCCGCTCGTGCACCTACGAGCAGCTGGACACCGTCGCCGGCTACGACCTCGCGGATGTCCTGAGCTGA
- a CDS encoding phytoene desaturase family protein, with translation MAQATIIGSGPNGLAAAVTLARAGYRVRVLEGADTIGGGVRTSESTLPGFRHDVCSAVHPAALASPFFQAFGLDRRIEWIRPEASYAHPLDDGRAAIAWRDIERTAAALGVDGSAWTSRLRPLSTHIDGVVDFTGNQLLRLPRDPVTAARFVIRMLDQGTPLAARAFRTEEAAALLSGVVAHANSALPSLAGAAAGLLLAALGHAGGWPYPRGGAQRIADAMVADLEQHGGTVEAGTPVSDLGTLDWGDPRRGDLLLLNTSPRLALTHPDVPAGYVRALRSYRYGPGAAKVDFALDGPVPWANPDVAHAPTLHLGGTRAEVWASENAVAAGRVSARPYVLAVQPSILDDSRAPAGKAVLWAYIHVPPGSDLDPTESITAQVERFAPGFRDLILAHHAVPASSREAVNPTEIGGDISGGVFDMRQALRRPILSPTPWRTPMHGVYLASAATPPGPSVNGMAGWHAARTALRDAGEPATLADLFD, from the coding sequence ATGGCCCAGGCGACGATCATCGGCTCCGGCCCGAACGGGCTCGCCGCAGCCGTCACGCTCGCCCGCGCCGGCTACCGGGTGCGAGTGCTCGAGGGCGCCGACACGATCGGAGGCGGCGTACGCACCAGCGAATCCACTCTTCCGGGGTTCCGGCACGACGTCTGCTCCGCCGTGCACCCGGCCGCCCTCGCCTCCCCGTTCTTCCAGGCGTTCGGCCTCGACCGGCGCATCGAGTGGATCCGCCCCGAGGCCTCGTACGCCCACCCGCTCGACGACGGACGCGCGGCGATCGCGTGGCGCGACATCGAGCGCACGGCGGCCGCGCTCGGAGTCGACGGCTCCGCCTGGACCTCGCGCCTGCGTCCGCTCAGCACGCACATCGACGGCGTCGTCGACTTCACCGGCAATCAGCTGCTTCGCCTCCCCCGCGACCCGGTGACCGCCGCCCGCTTCGTGATCCGCATGCTGGACCAGGGAACCCCCCTGGCCGCTCGCGCCTTCCGCACCGAAGAGGCTGCGGCTCTGCTCTCGGGGGTCGTCGCCCACGCGAACTCCGCCCTGCCCTCGTTGGCGGGTGCCGCCGCCGGCCTGCTGCTCGCCGCACTCGGGCACGCGGGCGGCTGGCCGTATCCGCGGGGCGGAGCGCAGCGCATCGCCGACGCGATGGTCGCCGACCTCGAGCAGCACGGCGGCACGGTCGAGGCGGGCACGCCTGTCTCCGACCTGGGGACTCTGGACTGGGGCGATCCCCGTCGCGGGGACCTGCTGCTGCTGAACACCTCACCGCGGCTCGCGCTCACGCACCCCGACGTTCCTGCGGGTTACGTCCGTGCGCTCCGTTCGTACCGGTACGGGCCGGGAGCCGCGAAGGTCGACTTCGCCCTCGACGGACCGGTCCCGTGGGCGAACCCCGACGTCGCCCACGCGCCGACCCTGCATCTGGGCGGCACGCGCGCCGAGGTCTGGGCGAGCGAGAACGCCGTCGCCGCCGGACGAGTGAGCGCACGGCCCTATGTGCTCGCCGTGCAGCCCTCGATCCTCGACGATTCCCGCGCTCCCGCGGGCAAGGCGGTGCTCTGGGCCTACATCCACGTGCCGCCGGGATCGGACCTCGACCCGACCGAGTCGATCACCGCGCAGGTCGAGCGCTTCGCACCGGGCTTCCGCGACCTCATCCTCGCCCACCACGCGGTGCCGGCATCGTCGCGCGAGGCGGTCAACCCCACGGAGATCGGTGGCGACATCTCCGGCGGAGTGTTCGACATGCGCCAGGCGCTGCGGCGCCCGATCCTCTCCCCCACCCCCTGGCGCACGCCGATGCACGGCGTCTACCTGGCATCCGCCGCGACACCCCCGGGTCCGTCCGTGAACGGCATGGCCGGTTGGCACGCTGCCCGCACAGCTCTGCGGGATGCCGGTGAACCGGCGACCCTGGCCGACCTCTTCGACTGA
- a CDS encoding GNAT family N-acetyltransferase, with translation MSTAAGSALDRPLIRLADLTGPDAIEVGAAVRAYLQQTELEKSLQEHGAAPDPVPPLPERYLREVEDPAAAYAAHRVRVALLGARVVGVVVLSVRDEVAEVKRLWAEPAARGRGVGSALLDAALDDAAVLGAVQVRLSVWDWRDGPVRLYESRGFERVPSWDDRERLVCMVRAV, from the coding sequence ATGAGCACCGCTGCGGGATCAGCGCTCGACCGACCGCTGATCCGCCTCGCCGACCTCACGGGACCTGATGCGATCGAGGTCGGCGCGGCAGTGCGCGCCTATCTGCAGCAGACCGAGCTCGAGAAGAGCCTGCAGGAGCACGGGGCCGCCCCCGATCCCGTGCCGCCGCTGCCCGAACGCTACCTGCGCGAGGTCGAAGACCCTGCGGCGGCGTACGCCGCGCACCGGGTGCGTGTGGCGCTGCTGGGCGCACGCGTCGTCGGCGTCGTGGTCCTCTCGGTGCGCGACGAGGTGGCGGAGGTCAAGCGCCTGTGGGCGGAGCCTGCGGCGCGCGGTCGCGGGGTGGGTTCGGCGCTGCTGGACGCCGCCCTCGACGATGCGGCCGTTCTCGGTGCCGTGCAGGTGCGGCTGTCGGTGTGGGACTGGCGTGATGGTCCCGTGCGTCTGTATGAATCGCGGGGATTCGAGCGGGTGCCCTCGTGGGACGATCGCGAGCGGCTCGTGTGCATGGTGCGCGCGGTCTGA